Proteins from a genomic interval of Zingiber officinale cultivar Zhangliang chromosome 2A, Zo_v1.1, whole genome shotgun sequence:
- the LOC122042740 gene encoding putative nitric oxide synthase, which produces MATTPLPFSSFLPLLSHPHKLSFRSLSKTLDPALSPCRPTPICCRASPQTPEDSVETKGTGAVAPTRGDVYLERQQATSATAFVLEKDNQDKSRRKRRVGAKFPNNVACCYGCGAPLQTAEIDAPGYVIAETYELKKRHHQLRTVLCGRCKLLSHGHMVTAVGGHGGYPGGKQFISAEELRDKLSHLRHEKVLIVKLVDIVDFNGSFLARIRDLAGANPIILVITKVDLLPRGTDLNCIGDWVVEATTKKKLNVVSVHLTSSKSLVGITGVISEIQKEKKGRDVYILGAANVGKSAFINALLKLMAKRDPIAAAARKYKPMQSAVPGTTLGPIQIEAFQGGGNLFDTPGVHLHHRQAAVVHSDDLPSLAPQSRLKGQSFPITSNETATGQETVGLNGYSLFWGGLVRIDVIKVLPKTRLIFYGPKKLKVHMVSTVVADEFYNEQLGITLTPPTDREKTESWIGLQIVKQLNIKFEDTRRPACDIAISGLGWIVVEPIGGTYTPHETDSEQAGELHLAVHVPKPVEVFLRPPMPVGKAGEEWYQYQDLTEKEEELRPKWFY; this is translated from the exons ATGGCAACAACCCCGCTTCCCTTCTCTTCCTTCCTGCCTCTCCTCTCCCATCCCCACAAGCTCTCCTTCCGCTCCCTCTCCAAAACCCTAGATCCAGCGCTCTCTCCCTGCCGGCCCACCCCGATCTGCTGCAGGGCTTCTCCTCAGACGCCGGAAGACTCCGTCGAGACCAAAGGGACCGGCGCCGTTGCCCCTACTCGCGGCGATGTCTACCTCGAGCGCCAGCAAGCTACGTCTGCGACCGCTTTCGTTTTGGAGAAGGACAATCAGGACAAgtcgaggaggaagaggagggtcGGTGCCAAGTTTCCTAACAACGTCGCTTGCTGCTACGGCTGCGGAGCTCCTCTCCAGACCGCGGAGATCGATGCCCCCGGTTATGTCATCGCTGAGACCTATGAGTTG AAGAAGAGGCACCACCAACTTAGAACAGTTCTCTGTGGCAGATGTAAGCTTTTGTCTCATGGACACATGGTAACTGCTGTGGGTGGGCATGGTGGTTATCCCGGCGGCAAACAATTCATTTCTGCTGAAGAGTTACGGGATAAGCTCTCTCATCTACGACACGAGAAAGTACTTATTGTTAAATTA GTTGATATTGTTGACTTCAATGGCAGCTTTTTGGCTCGAATACGTGATCTTGCTGGTGCTAACCCTATTATATTGGTCATAACTAAG GTTGACCTCCTGCCCAGAGGCACTGATCTAAATTGTATTGGTGATTGGGTTGTTGAAGCTACTACTAAGAAGAAGCTCAA TGTTGTTAGTGTTCATCTAACTAGTTCAAAGTCTTTGGTGGGGATCACTGGGGTTATATCAGAGATTCAAAAGGAGAAAAAG GGCCGAGATGTCTATATTCTG GGTGCTGCAAATGTAGGGAAGTCTGCATTTATCAATGCTTTGCTCA AGCTAATGGCAAAAAGGGATCCAATTGCTGCAGCTGCTCGGAAGTACAAACCAATGCAGTCAGCTGTTCCTGGGACAACACTGGGGCCTATTCAAATTGAAGCCTTTCAAGGAGGAGGG AATCTGTTTGATACACCTGGTGTGCACCTTCATCATCGACAAGCAGCAGTAGTCCATTCTGATGATCTACCTTCTCTTGCACCTCAAAGTCGTCTAAAAGGACAATCATTTCCT ATTACCTCAAATGAAACAGCCACTGGTCAGGAAACTGTTGGTTTAAATGGGTATTCGTTATTTTGGGGAGGCCTTGTTCGAATTGATGTTATCAAG GTTCTTCCAAAGACACGGCTGATCTTTTATGGACCCAAGAAACTAAAGGTTCATATGGTTTCAACTGTTGTAGCAGATGAGTTTTACAAC GAACAACTTGGAATCACATTGACACCTCCAACAGACAGAGAAAAAACTGAATCTTGGATAGGTCTTCAAATAGTAAAGCAACTGAATATAAAGTTCGAAGATACAAGAAG GCCTGCCTGTGACATCGCCATATCAGGTTTGGGATGGATAGTAGTTGAACCAATTGGCGGCACATATACTCCTCATGAGACAGATTCAGAGCAGGCAGGGGAACTGCATCTAGCTGTGCATGTGCCGAAGCCAGTTGAGGTCTTTCTACGACCTCCAATGCCTGTTGGTAAAGCAGGTGAAGAGTGGTACCAGTATCAAGACTTgacagagaaggaagaagagttgAGACCTAAATGGTTTTATTGa
- the LOC122040156 gene encoding RNA-binding protein 48-like isoform X2, whose product MPRYRDDLPAVRVYTVCDESRYLIVRNVPALGCGDELSKLFGTFGEIDECKPMDAEDCEPFTDVYWIKFSQVSNARFAKRKLDDSIFLGNPLQVSYAPQYESLLEVMEKLEGRRKEVLGRIGSGRNGGSKSQVLNNPNSIGTSNHHWLDPASSASNKSEFQARQSEYAKEGWNCHLGEAPPSHVSSNKEYFAAPSMNRTVRLVREKLDKIRSNTEIAETASSSPKRIKVDNRRRI is encoded by the exons ATGCCACGCTACCGGGACGATCTCCCCGCTGTCCGTGTGTATACTGTCTGCGACGAATCCAG ATATCTGATTGTGAGGAACGTGCCGGCATTAGGATGTGGCGACGAGCTGTCCAAGTTGTTTGGCACGTTTGGGGAGATAGATGA GTGCAAACCCATGGATGCAGAAGATTGTGAACCTTTCACTGATGTTTATTGGATAAAATTCTCACAGGTTAGCAATGCGAG GTTCGCAAAGCGGAAACTGGATGACTCCATTTTTCTAGGTAACCCTTTGCAGGTGTCATATGCACCTCAGTATGAGTCTCTTTTGGAAGTTATGGAGAAACTGGAGGGCAGGAGGAAGGAAGTCCTTGGCCGAATAGGAT CTGGAAGAAATGGTGGATCAAAGTCTCAAGTACTAAACAACCCTAACAGTATTGGAACTTCCAACCATCATTGGCTTGATCCGGCTTCATCAGCATCAAATAAGTCAGAGTTTCAAGCGAGGCAGAG TGAGTATGCTAAAGAAGGGTGGAATTGTCATCTTGGAGAGGCTCCTCCCAGCCATGTCTCCTCTAACAAG GAATATTTTGCCGCGCCATCTATGAACCGGACAGTCAGACTAGTCAGAGAGAAGCTCGATAAG ATACGATCGAACACCGAGATTGCTGAAACAGCATCCTCCTCACCGAAAAGAATAAAAGTAGACAACCGAAGAAGAATATGA
- the LOC122040156 gene encoding RNA-binding protein 48-like isoform X1, with amino-acid sequence MPRYRDDLPAVRVYTVCDESRYLIVRNVPALGCGDELSKLFGTFGEIDECKPMDAEDCEPFTDVYWIKFSQVSNARFAKRKLDDSIFLGNPLQVSYAPQYESLLEVMEKLEGRRKEVLGRIGSAAGRNGGSKSQVLNNPNSIGTSNHHWLDPASSASNKSEFQARQSEYAKEGWNCHLGEAPPSHVSSNKEYFAAPSMNRTVRLVREKLDKIRSNTEIAETASSSPKRIKVDNRRRI; translated from the exons ATGCCACGCTACCGGGACGATCTCCCCGCTGTCCGTGTGTATACTGTCTGCGACGAATCCAG ATATCTGATTGTGAGGAACGTGCCGGCATTAGGATGTGGCGACGAGCTGTCCAAGTTGTTTGGCACGTTTGGGGAGATAGATGA GTGCAAACCCATGGATGCAGAAGATTGTGAACCTTTCACTGATGTTTATTGGATAAAATTCTCACAGGTTAGCAATGCGAG GTTCGCAAAGCGGAAACTGGATGACTCCATTTTTCTAGGTAACCCTTTGCAGGTGTCATATGCACCTCAGTATGAGTCTCTTTTGGAAGTTATGGAGAAACTGGAGGGCAGGAGGAAGGAAGTCCTTGGCCGAATAGGAT CTGCAGCTGGAAGAAATGGTGGATCAAAGTCTCAAGTACTAAACAACCCTAACAGTATTGGAACTTCCAACCATCATTGGCTTGATCCGGCTTCATCAGCATCAAATAAGTCAGAGTTTCAAGCGAGGCAGAG TGAGTATGCTAAAGAAGGGTGGAATTGTCATCTTGGAGAGGCTCCTCCCAGCCATGTCTCCTCTAACAAG GAATATTTTGCCGCGCCATCTATGAACCGGACAGTCAGACTAGTCAGAGAGAAGCTCGATAAG ATACGATCGAACACCGAGATTGCTGAAACAGCATCCTCCTCACCGAAAAGAATAAAAGTAGACAACCGAAGAAGAATATGA